CCGTCCCTTGGAATCGTTCGCGCGCACCTCGGTGGTGGCCTGGACTTCGTCGCCGTACAGGCGGTTGATCAGGCTGCTTTTGCCCACGCCTGAACTGCCAATGAAAACTGCCGCCTCATGTGGGAGAATATGTTGGCGCAGGCTTTTCATTCCCTTGCCGGTATGGGCGCTGACGATGAGAATGGGGGTGTCACCCGCCACCTTTTGCGCCTCCGCCTGCCAGCCTGCCAGATCCGTCGCCAAGTCGGCTTTGTTGAGCACAATGACTGGCCGCAACCCGCCTTCCCGCACCATGAGCGTGAAACGCTCGATCCGGCGCGGGTTGAAACCGGTGTCCAGCGACTGCACGATGAAGGCCACATCCACGTTGGTTACCAGGACTTGTTCGTCCGTCTTGCGGCCGGATACTTTGCGGGAGAGCCGCGTTTTTCGGGGCAGCAGATGGTGGATGACGGCTTTCTCCTCCGCAGGCAGGGCGACAATGGCCACCCAATCGCCCACCTTGGGCAGTTCGGCGGGACTCTTGGCGTGATGCAGCACTTTTCCGGCGCATTGGGCGCGCAGGACGCCCGCCTCCGAGAAGACGACAAAGTGATGTTTATCCT
The Verrucomicrobiota bacterium DNA segment above includes these coding regions:
- the rsgA gene encoding ribosome small subunit-dependent GTPase A; the protein is MPFEHLTLSSLGWTPELEQSFSPYRAKSLQPARVVVEDKHHFVVFSEAGVLRAQCAGKVLHHAKSPAELPKVGDWVAIVALPAEEKAVIHHLLPRKTRLSRKVSGRKTDEQVLVTNVDVAFIVQSLDTGFNPRRIERFTLMVREGGLRPVIVLNKADLATDLAGWQAEAQKVAGDTPILIVSAHTGKGMKSLRQHILPHEAAVFIGSSGVGKSSLINRLYGDEVQATTEVRANDSKGRHTTSWRELIVLPQGGLVIDTPGMREFHLWMAGDGIHETFPDLEELAAGCRFTNCSHTTEKLCAVLAAVENGSLERERYQSFLKLTREVQFLEKAAQLKRTPRAKTW